A region of Methanocorpusculum labreanum Z DNA encodes the following proteins:
- the rpsJ gene encoding 30S ribosomal protein S10 yields MQKARIRLTGTDYEKVETVCTRIREIAERTGVNMAGPIPLPTKRLIVPIRKSPDGEGTATWDRWQMRVHKRLIDLDADERALRQLMRIQVPKDISIEIVLEN; encoded by the coding sequence ATGCAAAAAGCCAGAATACGCCTGACAGGGACTGATTATGAGAAAGTGGAGACGGTATGTACCCGTATCCGTGAGATTGCAGAACGTACCGGTGTAAATATGGCTGGACCTATCCCCCTGCCGACCAAGAGACTTATCGTCCCAATCCGGAAGTCCCCTGATGGAGAAGGTACGGCAACGTGGGATCGCTGGCAGATGCGTGTGCACAAACGCCTCATCGACCTTGACGCCGATGAACGTGCACTCAGGCAGCTTATGCGAATCCAGGTTCCAAAAGATATCAGCATCGAGATCGTTTTAGAGAACTGA
- the tuf gene encoding translation elongation factor EF-1 subunit alpha: MAAAKPHMNLAVIGHIDHGKSTTVGRILFETGVVQQHILDGYKKEAESKGKATFEFAWVMDSLKEERERGITIDIAHKKFETPKYNFTVVDCPGHRDFVKNMITGASQADAAIIVVSGTEGPMEQTKEHVFLSKTLGINQIIVAINKMDAVNYSEEKYNEAKDKMTKLIMSVGFKPAETPFIPISAFCGDNIKEASANTPWYKGPTLLAALDLFKMPDMPTDKPLRLPIQDVYTISGVGTVPVGRVETGILKKGQKISFMPANVTGEVKSIEMHHEEFPEALPGDNVGFNVRGIAKNDVRRGDVCGPIENPPTVAEEFTAQVVVLQHPSVLSVGYTPVFHCHTSQTACMFTELNKKLDPRSGQVKEENPAFLKAGDAAICTITPTRPLVIETAKELPQLGRFAVRDMGMTVAAGLVLSVKAKQMR, encoded by the coding sequence ATGGCAGCAGCAAAGCCCCACATGAATCTTGCCGTTATCGGTCACATTGACCACGGTAAGTCAACAACCGTTGGCCGGATTCTCTTCGAGACCGGTGTCGTACAGCAGCACATTCTTGATGGATACAAGAAAGAAGCAGAATCAAAAGGAAAAGCAACTTTCGAGTTCGCCTGGGTAATGGACTCCCTCAAGGAAGAGCGTGAACGTGGTATTACCATCGATATCGCTCACAAGAAATTCGAAACCCCGAAATACAATTTTACCGTTGTCGACTGTCCAGGTCACCGTGACTTCGTTAAGAACATGATCACCGGTGCATCCCAGGCTGATGCAGCAATCATTGTCGTATCCGGAACCGAAGGCCCGATGGAACAGACCAAGGAACACGTTTTCCTGTCCAAGACTCTTGGTATCAACCAGATCATCGTCGCCATCAACAAGATGGATGCAGTCAACTACTCCGAAGAGAAGTACAACGAAGCAAAAGACAAGATGACCAAGCTCATCATGTCCGTTGGATTCAAACCGGCCGAGACCCCCTTCATCCCAATCAGCGCATTCTGCGGTGACAACATTAAGGAAGCATCGGCAAACACCCCCTGGTACAAGGGCCCGACACTTCTTGCAGCACTTGATCTCTTCAAGATGCCCGACATGCCGACCGACAAGCCGCTCAGACTCCCGATTCAGGATGTCTACACCATCTCCGGTGTTGGAACCGTCCCAGTAGGCCGTGTTGAGACCGGTATCCTCAAGAAAGGACAGAAGATCTCCTTCATGCCGGCAAACGTTACCGGTGAAGTTAAGTCCATTGAGATGCACCACGAAGAATTCCCCGAAGCACTTCCGGGAGACAACGTTGGTTTCAACGTCCGTGGTATCGCAAAGAACGATGTTCGCCGCGGCGATGTCTGTGGTCCGATCGAGAACCCGCCGACCGTTGCAGAGGAATTCACCGCACAGGTCGTCGTTCTCCAGCACCCGTCCGTCCTTTCCGTAGGATACACCCCGGTGTTCCACTGCCACACCTCACAGACTGCATGTATGTTCACCGAACTTAACAAGAAGCTGGACCCACGCTCCGGACAGGTTAAGGAAGAGAACCCGGCATTCCTCAAGGCCGGCGATGCAGCAATCTGTACCATCACTCCGACCCGCCCGCTCGTCATTGAGACTGCAAAGGAACTCCCGCAGCTCGGCAGATTCGCTGTCCGTGATATGGGTATGACCGTTGCAGCAGGTCTTGTTCTGAGCGTTAAAGCAAAGCAGATGAGATAA
- the cobS gene encoding adenosylcobinamide-GDP ribazoletransferase has translation MQSLRALLQFTTILPLGKPADYECFAKRSWLYPIAGYVTGGIAALPGLIAWYLGFENSSIIAALTLALAVFISGGNHFDGLLDFGDGLMAHGSREKRIRAMTDRTTGAGALALGIMVVLISYAALSSMTVLQIAFAVFIAEIFGKLSMAFSSALGKPFHDGIQKYIYDRSKKRFCLYAVLLTLPLFLLPGKMYVGAGLAAALVTFLCLHFLARKLFGGTNGDVTGAGNEITRMAVLLVVAVILTSA, from the coding sequence ATGCAGTCACTTCGCGCACTCTTACAGTTCACCACGATCCTCCCTCTGGGGAAACCGGCGGATTATGAATGTTTTGCGAAGCGAAGCTGGCTCTATCCGATAGCAGGATACGTCACCGGCGGTATCGCGGCACTTCCCGGGCTGATCGCCTGGTATCTCGGATTTGAAAACTCTTCGATAATCGCCGCCCTCACCCTTGCCTTGGCGGTCTTCATTTCCGGCGGCAACCACTTCGACGGACTTCTCGACTTCGGCGACGGACTCATGGCGCATGGAAGCAGGGAAAAACGGATACGTGCCATGACCGACCGAACGACAGGTGCCGGGGCACTCGCTCTTGGAATCATGGTTGTTCTGATTTCCTACGCCGCTCTCTCATCCATGACCGTCCTGCAAATCGCTTTCGCCGTGTTCATAGCAGAAATTTTTGGGAAACTGAGTATGGCTTTCTCATCAGCGCTTGGAAAACCATTTCACGACGGGATTCAGAAATATATCTACGATCGTTCAAAAAAGCGGTTCTGCCTCTATGCCGTACTCTTAACTCTCCCGCTCTTCCTTTTGCCTGGAAAAATGTATGTCGGGGCAGGACTCGCTGCGGCTCTTGTCACATTCCTGTGCCTCCATTTCCTCGCGCGAAAACTCTTCGGCGGAACGAACGGGGATGTGACCGGTGCGGGCAACGAAATCACCCGGATGGCCGTTCTTCTGGTCGTAGCGGTAATACTAACGTCTGCGTGA
- the cobT gene encoding nicotinate mononucleotide-dependent phosphoribosyltransferase CobT produces the protein MSFVSTRADFSAESPMFALILSNSLVSTIEGVSGAGESPAKSLMVPPLDAELIINGEITSVDMTPNTPTGCPTPAVLTLAMMDLIGMKPLMIAAGLDHEVTVPHIQFGEKAGGDPREGRAVPNAKELFEKGRWLGEYLSQTHDLLVLGECLPGGTTTALCVLRALGYQAKVSSCLVDNPVCIKEKIAAEAVKKVQKAGVTDPLEIVSMVGDPMIPVAAGIAEGYRGKLFLAGGTQMLAAAAVIRALGNTVPDIVTTVYVYDDKTASFKETAAAVGADAYYVDPEFGSIGHDGLARYAEGEIKEGSGAGGAMFLASILGFPPEVIRNTIREQVIRYA, from the coding sequence ATGTCATTTGTTTCAACGAGAGCGGATTTCTCTGCAGAGTCTCCGATGTTCGCCCTGATTCTGTCAAACTCCCTCGTCTCCACAATAGAGGGAGTATCCGGAGCTGGGGAAAGCCCGGCAAAAAGTCTGATGGTCCCCCCGTTAGACGCCGAACTTATTATAAACGGCGAGATAACCTCCGTTGACATGACACCAAACACGCCGACCGGCTGCCCGACGCCGGCGGTCCTGACTCTCGCGATGATGGATCTTATCGGCATGAAACCTCTCATGATCGCGGCTGGTCTGGATCATGAGGTCACTGTCCCCCATATACAGTTCGGTGAAAAAGCCGGAGGCGACCCTCGGGAAGGAAGGGCCGTTCCCAATGCGAAGGAACTTTTTGAAAAAGGCAGATGGCTCGGGGAGTATCTCTCCCAGACCCACGACCTCCTTGTTCTCGGTGAGTGTCTTCCGGGCGGGACGACGACCGCACTCTGTGTTCTTCGCGCTCTTGGCTACCAGGCAAAGGTCAGCAGCTGCCTCGTGGATAACCCGGTCTGTATCAAAGAGAAAATCGCAGCCGAAGCAGTGAAAAAAGTACAGAAAGCTGGCGTGACCGATCCGCTCGAGATCGTTTCGATGGTCGGGGACCCCATGATCCCGGTCGCCGCAGGAATCGCCGAAGGATATCGGGGGAAACTGTTCCTTGCTGGAGGCACGCAGATGCTTGCAGCCGCTGCAGTGATTCGGGCACTTGGAAACACAGTTCCTGATATTGTAACGACAGTATATGTCTACGATGACAAGACGGCCTCGTTCAAGGAAACGGCCGCCGCAGTCGGAGCAGATGCCTATTATGTGGATCCGGAATTCGGATCGATCGGCCATGACGGCCTTGCCCGATACGCAGAAGGCGAGATCAAAGAGGGGTCGGGCGCCGGAGGAGCGATGTTTCTTGCAAGCATTCTCGGCTTCCCTCCCGAGGTTATCAGGAACACGATCCGCGAACAGGTCATCAGATACGCATAG
- a CDS encoding YkgJ family cysteine cluster protein: protein MELEIQILNAEFACRCCGECCSGNDNEVMVSPDEIDLLCEATNLTLDQIAEPYPEWINDQGATFTFGRVLRRGEDGNCMFLKNNRCTVYEHRPHICRTYPFMLDGDRLLVFECSGCKSGEPTPDAELIARDLLARREAEDKEFLLTKEQYQKHSMVMGSTIIFDSRGAHQHK, encoded by the coding sequence ATGGAACTGGAAATACAGATCCTCAACGCGGAATTCGCCTGCAGATGCTGCGGAGAATGCTGCAGCGGAAATGATAACGAGGTCATGGTCTCGCCCGATGAAATCGATCTGCTCTGTGAAGCGACAAACCTTACCCTGGATCAGATCGCCGAGCCGTATCCGGAATGGATCAATGATCAGGGAGCGACCTTCACCTTCGGCCGCGTTTTACGGCGGGGAGAGGATGGAAACTGTATGTTTCTGAAAAACAACCGGTGCACCGTCTATGAACACCGACCGCATATCTGCCGGACCTATCCTTTCATGCTTGACGGGGACCGGCTACTCGTTTTTGAATGCTCGGGATGTAAATCAGGCGAGCCAACGCCGGACGCGGAATTGATCGCACGGGATCTCCTTGCCCGCCGCGAGGCGGAGGATAAGGAATTTCTTTTAACAAAAGAGCAGTACCAAAAGCATAGTATGGTTATGGGGTCAACAATCATCTTCGACAGCAGGGGAGCTCATCAGCACAAATAA
- a CDS encoding TraB/GumN family protein, whose amino-acid sequence MTEIHIVGTAHVSQKSIDEVHEVVDAVNPDVIAIELDPGRFAALKQQMKEAEDRENGILPKEEGKTEAPEVKSLLKGNFTLMLVQWILAYVQRKVGMNVGVEPGAEMKEAIKIAEERNIRILLIDRNINITLARFWGNMKFLEKIKLVWVLIRSMVGTDDETESIDTEMVESLTNPDMIELALAEFQKFSPTGANALITERDAYLAHGIINLEHSSFERAVVVVGAGHLPGISKFREHPETLPSMKNLNEMPKKYPWGKIIGSVFIAMFAVIILAIAFSGATDLLIWAIIYWVVLNGLFAGIATLLVRGHPLSAATAAGLAWMTSLNPFLACGWFAAIVEARMRPPTAGDFKAIAKAESIHDMFSVPLFKILLVAAAANIGSTIATFAFFIFLTPLLGVDLDMMKDILITGFANLWSFLTGWI is encoded by the coding sequence ATGACGGAAATACACATCGTTGGAACAGCCCATGTTTCACAAAAAAGCATCGATGAAGTCCATGAAGTCGTGGACGCAGTGAACCCCGATGTGATCGCGATAGAACTTGACCCCGGGCGTTTTGCCGCATTGAAACAGCAGATGAAGGAGGCAGAGGATCGGGAAAATGGGATTCTGCCAAAAGAAGAAGGCAAAACAGAAGCCCCCGAGGTGAAGAGTCTCTTAAAGGGAAACTTTACTCTGATGCTCGTTCAGTGGATCCTCGCCTATGTTCAGCGAAAAGTCGGTATGAACGTCGGTGTCGAGCCGGGAGCCGAGATGAAAGAGGCGATAAAAATCGCCGAAGAGAGAAATATCAGGATACTTCTCATCGACCGGAACATCAACATAACCCTCGCCAGGTTCTGGGGAAACATGAAATTCCTCGAGAAGATAAAACTCGTCTGGGTCCTTATCCGTTCGATGGTCGGAACGGATGACGAAACAGAGAGTATCGACACCGAAATGGTCGAGTCTCTGACAAATCCCGACATGATCGAACTTGCCCTTGCCGAGTTCCAGAAGTTTTCCCCAACCGGCGCAAATGCGCTGATCACGGAAAGGGATGCCTATCTTGCTCACGGCATCATCAATCTGGAGCACAGTTCGTTCGAACGGGCAGTGGTCGTGGTAGGTGCCGGACACCTTCCGGGAATCAGCAAATTCCGGGAACATCCTGAAACACTGCCCTCCATGAAAAACCTGAATGAAATGCCGAAAAAATATCCGTGGGGGAAGATCATCGGCAGTGTATTCATTGCGATGTTTGCGGTTATTATTCTCGCGATCGCCTTTTCCGGGGCAACCGATCTTCTTATCTGGGCGATCATCTACTGGGTGGTTCTGAACGGACTGTTCGCCGGCATTGCGACATTACTTGTGAGAGGCCACCCGCTTTCCGCGGCGACCGCTGCGGGACTCGCGTGGATGACTTCGTTAAACCCGTTCCTTGCCTGCGGATGGTTTGCGGCGATCGTGGAGGCCAGAATGCGGCCGCCGACGGCAGGCGACTTCAAGGCGATCGCAAAAGCCGAATCGATTCACGATATGTTTTCGGTTCCGCTGTTTAAGATCCTCCTTGTCGCAGCGGCAGCAAATATCGGCAGCACGATCGCAACATTTGCCTTCTTTATCTTCCTGACCCCGCTCTTAGGGGTGGACCTTGATATGAT